The sequence CGAAGATCGTCACCACAGAGCGCGGTTTCTCGACGTCCCCGAAGATCCAGGACTCCATCAAGCCGTTGCTGACCCCCACCGACAAGACCGCCCTCGACTTCCTCACGGCGATCAAGCCGGAACTCGGCGAACCGCCCGCTGTTCCGCCCACCGGGTCGAGCAAGGCCGCCGATGCCCTCGGCCGCCACACCACCGACGTCCTGTTCGGGCGCGCCAGCGCCCAGGATGCAGCCGCTGCATTCAAGTCCGAAGCGGACAACATGATCAAGAGCGCCAAGAAATGAGCGTCCTCACCGAACTGGGCAGCCTCGGCAAGAAATCGCCCCGGGGCGGGCCCAAGGTCAAGCGGACCTTCCGGGACAACCGGGCCGCGATGGTGTTCCTCGCCCCCTGGATCGTGGGCCTGGTCGCCATCACCATCGGACCGATGCTGATCTCCCTCTACCTCTCCTTCACGGACTACAACCTGATCCAGGACCCGAACTTCATCGGCGCCGACAATTTCACCCGCATGATGCAGGACGACCGGTTCTGGAATTCCCTGCGGGTCACCCTGACATACGTGATAGTCGGTGTCCCGCTGCAGCTCGGCCTGGCCCTGGCTGTGGCCCTGGCCCTGGACAAAGGCATCAAGGGCCTGCCGATCTACCGCTCGGTGTTCTACCTGCCTTCCCTCCTGGGCTCTTCGGTGGCGGTCGCGATCCTCTGGAAGCAGATGTTCGGCACCTCCGGCCTGGTCAACCAACTCCTGGCCATGATCGGCATCACCGGCCCGGGCTGGATCTCAGACCCCAGCACCGCCCTTGGCAGCATCATCCTGCTGCACGTCTGGACCTTCGGATCCCCCATGATCATCTTCCTGGCCGGGCTGCGGCAGATACCCGCCATGTACTACGAAGCCGCAGCCGTGGACGGCGCCGGCCGGGCCACCCGATTCCTAAAAATCACCCTGCCCCTGCTGAGCCCGATCATCTTCTTCAACCTCGTGCTGCAAATCATCGGCGCGTTCCAGTCCTTCACACAGGCGTTCATCGTCTCCGGCGGCACCGGCGGCCCGTCCGACTCGACCATGTTTTTCACCCTGTACCTCTACCAGCGCGGCTTCGGCCAGTTCGACATGGGCTACGCCTCCGCGATGGCCTGGGTCCTGCTGGTCATCGTCGGCGCCTTCACCGCCGTCAACTTCTACGCATCGAAATTCTGGGTGTTCTATGACGACTGAATCAGCCCCGCGCGTCACCACCGACGCCCCCCTGCCCACCCCCGGCCCCGCCAACGGCCGCCGGGAGCCCAACCCTCCGGCCAGCACCTCGCCCCGCCCCAGACACCGGACCAAGAGCATCCTGAAACACGCGATCCTGATCGCCACCGCGATCATCATGATCTACCCGCTGCTATGGATGGTCGTCTCCTCCTTCCGGCCCAGCGCGGACGTCTTCCGCGCCCCCGGCCTCTGGCTCACCGAAATCCACACCGAGAACTACGCCACCGGCTGGAACGCCCTAACCTCACCCTTCGGGACCTACCTGCTGAACTCCGCCCTCGTGGTCCTGGGCGCCGTGATCGGCAACCTCGTCTCCTGCTCGATGGCCGCCTACGCCTTCGCCCGGCTGGACTTCCGCGGCAAGAAGTGGATGTTCGGCGCCATGCTCGTCATGATCATGCTCCCCATCCACGTCGTGATCGTCCCGCAGTACATCCTGTTCTCCCAGATCGGCTGGGTGAACACCTTCGCGCCCCTCATCGTCCCGAAGTTCCTCGCCACGGACGCGTTCTTCACATTCCTCATGGTCCAGTTCATCCGCGGCATTCCCCGCGAACTGGATGAGGCGGCAAGGATCGACGGCGCAGGCCACCCCCGCATCTTCCTCCAAGTCATCCTTCCCCTGATGACCCCCGCCCTGGCCACCACCACCATCTTCACGTTCATCTGGACCTGGTCCGATTTCTTCAGCCAGCTCATCTACCTCACCTCCCCCGACGTGTTCACCGTCCCCGTCGCACTCCGCAGCTTCG comes from Pseudarthrobacter sp. NIBRBAC000502770 and encodes:
- a CDS encoding carbohydrate ABC transporter permease, translating into MTTESAPRVTTDAPLPTPGPANGRREPNPPASTSPRPRHRTKSILKHAILIATAIIMIYPLLWMVVSSFRPSADVFRAPGLWLTEIHTENYATGWNALTSPFGTYLLNSALVVLGAVIGNLVSCSMAAYAFARLDFRGKKWMFGAMLVMIMLPIHVVIVPQYILFSQIGWVNTFAPLIVPKFLATDAFFTFLMVQFIRGIPRELDEAARIDGAGHPRIFLQVILPLMTPALATTTIFTFIWTWSDFFSQLIYLTSPDVFTVPVALRSFVDAQSSTDWGSMFAMSIVSLLPVFIAFLVGQKFLVKGIATTGIK
- a CDS encoding carbohydrate ABC transporter permease — protein: MSVLTELGSLGKKSPRGGPKVKRTFRDNRAAMVFLAPWIVGLVAITIGPMLISLYLSFTDYNLIQDPNFIGADNFTRMMQDDRFWNSLRVTLTYVIVGVPLQLGLALAVALALDKGIKGLPIYRSVFYLPSLLGSSVAVAILWKQMFGTSGLVNQLLAMIGITGPGWISDPSTALGSIILLHVWTFGSPMIIFLAGLRQIPAMYYEAAAVDGAGRATRFLKITLPLLSPIIFFNLVLQIIGAFQSFTQAFIVSGGTGGPSDSTMFFTLYLYQRGFGQFDMGYASAMAWVLLVIVGAFTAVNFYASKFWVFYDD